A single Pseudomonadota bacterium DNA region contains:
- the lspA gene encoding signal peptidase II, giving the protein MKTKYWIIALTTPAVVATDQATKWWVASAMSPGERVPVLHGFFDIVFFYNTGAAFGMFSGLSDAVRVPFFYIVAAVAALLLALLYRSLDEGENIAAFAISLVFGGIAGNIIDRIRFGSVVDFLSFHLGDAVVQGSVLGVGYRVPLEWPAFNVADSAITAAMIILVASAIARRREGGGR; this is encoded by the coding sequence ATGAAGACAAAATATTGGATAATCGCGCTGACGACCCCTGCGGTCGTGGCAACGGATCAGGCCACAAAATGGTGGGTGGCGAGCGCCATGTCGCCTGGCGAGCGGGTGCCGGTGTTACACGGCTTCTTCGACATCGTCTTTTTTTATAATACCGGCGCCGCGTTCGGCATGTTCTCCGGGCTCTCGGATGCGGTGAGGGTCCCCTTCTTCTACATCGTCGCCGCCGTGGCCGCGCTGCTTCTGGCCCTCCTTTACCGTTCGCTAGACGAGGGCGAAAATATCGCCGCATTCGCCATCTCGCTCGTGTTCGGGGGCATCGCCGGCAACATCATCGACAGGATACGTTTCGGTTCGGTCGTGGATTTTCTCTCTTTCCACCTGGGCGATGCGGTCGTTCAGGGGAGCGTCCTCGGCGTGGGGTACCGCGTTCCTCTGGAGTGGCCCGCGTTCAACGTGGCGGACAGCGCGATAACGGCCGCGATGATCATCCTGGTCGCGTCGGCGATTGCGCGAAGGCGCGAAGGGGGCGGGCGATGA